The Lacrimispora xylanolytica genome has a segment encoding these proteins:
- the idi gene encoding isopentenyl-diphosphate Delta-isomerase translates to MDELICVDVLDQPVGKATKEICHKEGLLHRAFSVFLYRDGKLLLQQRARNKYHSGGLWTNACCSHPRYGEALDDAVRRRLNEEVGAVCPCKEIGQFIYYHQFEQNLYEYEYDHVFLGEYEGKVSPDPKEIMDVAWVDVDELSKSLVTSPHLYTVWFLTAAPMVIRELS, encoded by the coding sequence ATGGATGAGCTAATATGCGTTGATGTTCTGGATCAGCCGGTTGGTAAGGCTACAAAGGAAATATGTCATAAGGAAGGACTCCTCCACAGAGCATTTTCTGTATTCTTATATCGGGATGGGAAGCTGCTTCTTCAGCAGCGTGCCAGGAATAAGTATCATTCCGGCGGGCTGTGGACCAATGCATGCTGCTCTCATCCCCGATATGGGGAAGCTCTTGATGACGCTGTTAGAAGGCGTCTTAATGAGGAAGTGGGAGCCGTATGTCCCTGTAAGGAAATCGGTCAGTTTATTTATTATCACCAGTTTGAACAGAATCTCTATGAATACGAATATGATCATGTATTCTTAGGGGAATACGAAGGCAAGGTATCCCCCGATCCAAAGGAAATTATGGATGTGGCGTGGGTAGATGTAGATGAGCTGTCAAAAAGCCTTGTGACAAGCCCTCATCTGTATACGGTCTGGTTTTTAACAGCGGCACCAATGGTGATCCGCGAATTATCATAA
- a CDS encoding UbiX family flavin prenyltransferase, giving the protein MRIIIGVSGATGVIMSYYLLKALKEVEGCETHLVVSDYAKLNWELETDLPFQLLLDNADQYYDVHNLAAAISSGSYQTDGMIVMPCSMKTLAGIVSGYTDNLLIRAADVCIKENRKVILCTREMPLSKLHLRNMQSAADLGCTIMPPMLTFYNNPQSLDDQINHVIGKTLMQFGINHKSFIPWNGIH; this is encoded by the coding sequence ATGCGAATCATTATTGGAGTATCTGGTGCTACCGGTGTTATCATGAGTTATTATCTGCTAAAAGCCTTAAAGGAAGTGGAGGGCTGTGAAACACACCTTGTGGTATCCGATTATGCAAAATTAAATTGGGAGCTGGAAACAGATCTGCCATTTCAGCTTCTGCTAGACAATGCAGATCAGTATTATGATGTACATAATCTGGCAGCCGCCATTTCCAGCGGCTCCTACCAAACCGACGGCATGATCGTTATGCCCTGCAGTATGAAAACTCTGGCGGGTATTGTAAGCGGATATACGGACAATTTACTGATTCGTGCTGCGGATGTTTGTATCAAGGAGAACAGAAAGGTTATACTTTGTACCAGAGAAATGCCTTTAAGCAAGCTGCATCTTCGCAATATGCAGTCAGCAGCTGATTTAGGCTGTACCATTATGCCCCCAATGCTGACATTTTACAATAACCCGCAATCCCTTGATGACCAGATCAATCATGTAATAGGAAAAACGCTGATGCAGTTTGGTATCAATCATAAAAGCTTTATTCCCTGGAACGGAATACATTAA
- a CDS encoding SLC13 family permease, translated as MKWNKQILGFFGGILVLAIVLFLPLEGLAREGRIFLGLTLMTVVWWATQVAQSGYVGGFYVVCLCLLKLADTKVIFASWTGSTLWLVIGAYMIANAVKKSGLGERISYMYILKFVRSWRSIIIGIFVLTLILSLLIPNPWSRAFLIMSVMTVIIKAAKMPKEDAVKVGFTVFAASVPVSLIFMTGDSIINPLVVSYSTSSNINFITWLVIIGPPAVFLSLMNLFLILVLFKPTREVTMDFEEVRKAKTDLGRISEKEIRTLVWILIAIALWVTNGITGLDIGWVTLAVAMCLSLPVIGNVLTPKEWGDVPVHVLVFLTAAMAIGKVGAATGLNDWLAVTLLPDKLPENIFILAVLIGGIAIVIHMFIGSVIAAMGVAVPAILVCTNALGIDPFVIAAIIYLAVYTHYIMPFHHLNILVGQGEENGMYTQKEVMKMGIPLLIPVFLTVIFAVMWFTVLGLV; from the coding sequence ATGAAATGGAATAAACAGATCCTTGGTTTTTTCGGCGGTATCCTCGTTCTTGCCATCGTCTTATTTCTACCTTTAGAGGGACTGGCAAGGGAAGGTCGTATTTTTCTTGGATTAACGCTTATGACCGTTGTCTGGTGGGCCACGCAGGTGGCCCAGTCCGGATATGTAGGGGGATTCTATGTTGTTTGTTTATGCCTCTTAAAGCTGGCGGATACAAAGGTTATTTTTGCAAGCTGGACCGGCTCGACCCTTTGGCTGGTAATCGGTGCCTATATGATAGCCAATGCGGTAAAAAAATCTGGTTTGGGCGAGCGCATCTCTTATATGTACATCTTAAAATTTGTTAGATCATGGAGAAGTATTATTATTGGAATCTTCGTACTCACACTTATTTTATCCCTCCTGATTCCAAACCCATGGTCCAGAGCCTTTCTGATTATGTCGGTGATGACAGTAATTATAAAGGCTGCAAAGATGCCAAAGGAGGATGCTGTTAAAGTAGGCTTTACTGTTTTTGCGGCGTCTGTACCAGTATCTTTGATCTTTATGACTGGTGATTCCATTATAAATCCGTTGGTGGTCAGCTATTCTACCTCCAGCAATATTAATTTTATCACCTGGCTTGTGATCATTGGTCCTCCTGCTGTTTTTTTAAGTTTAATGAATCTTTTTCTGATTCTTGTTCTGTTTAAACCGACCAGGGAAGTCACCATGGATTTTGAGGAAGTACGGAAAGCCAAGACCGATCTTGGCAGGATCAGCGAGAAAGAGATACGGACATTGGTGTGGATTCTCATAGCCATTGCCTTATGGGTTACCAACGGCATCACTGGGCTGGATATCGGCTGGGTAACTCTGGCTGTTGCCATGTGTCTTTCCCTTCCTGTCATTGGCAATGTACTCACGCCAAAGGAATGGGGAGATGTACCAGTTCATGTTCTTGTATTCTTAACAGCTGCAATGGCAATCGGAAAGGTTGGGGCAGCGACTGGTCTTAACGACTGGCTGGCGGTTACCTTGCTGCCTGACAAGCTGCCGGAGAACATCTTTATACTGGCAGTATTGATTGGTGGGATTGCAATTGTAATTCACATGTTCATCGGCTCGGTCATTGCGGCAATGGGGGTGGCTGTTCCGGCTATTCTCGTATGTACCAATGCACTGGGAATTGATCCTTTCGTGATTGCGGCCATTATCTACCTGGCAGTCTATACTCACTACATCATGCCGTTCCATCATCTTAATATCCTGGTGGGACAAGGGGAAGAAAACGGAATGTATACCCAAAAGGAAGTCATGAAAATGGGAATTCCGTTGCTGATTCCCGTATTTCTCACAGTTATCTTTGCAGTGATGTGGTTTACCGTACTTGGCCTTGTATAA
- a CDS encoding non-oxidative hydroxyarylic acid decarboxylases subunit D gives MKCPRCDGNKIEIIATSPVGNVWEVYECMDCFYSWRSTETPVVHEKFKLTKEQIDHLPMIPPIPPLDK, from the coding sequence ATGAAATGTCCACGCTGTGACGGCAATAAAATCGAAATAATTGCAACCTCACCCGTAGGGAATGTGTGGGAGGTTTATGAATGTATGGATTGTTTTTATTCCTGGCGGTCCACAGAGACTCCGGTTGTACACGAAAAATTTAAATTGACGAAAGAGCAGATTGACCATCTGCCTATGATTCCACCGATTCCGCCCCTGGATAAGTAA
- a CDS encoding non-oxidative hydroxyarylic acid decarboxylases subunit C — MANVYQDLRSFLSTLEENGQLVRIKEEVNPEPDIAAAGRAAANIENAPAVLFEKVKGYPYSVVTNVHGSWANHALMLGMPKTASTKEQFHEINRRWESFPVKPEILDRDKAPCKENTIDNPEDINLFEILPLYRINEQDSGFFLSKASIITADPNEPDNFDKLNVGTYRIQVKGKNRVGIQALAFHDIAIQLEAAERKNERVPICITVGNSPLVTYMASTPVMYTQNEYEFVGALQDGVPTQIVKSDLYDNLYVPAGSEVVLEGYIEPRVREVEGPFGEFPGSYSGSRRQCVITITHVTHRTNPIFENLYLGIPWTEIDYLMALNTSVPLYQQIKRDFPEVQAVNAMYTHGIGCIISTKVRFGGFGKEVAFRLLSTPHGGSYSKIIIIVDEFVDPFNLPQVMWAMTTRVRPDKDVVVIPNCPGMPLDPSSFPAGMHSKLIIDATTPKDPEPNPREVELLEPPVGYEKYETLIRELMAKM, encoded by the coding sequence ATGGCAAACGTTTATCAAGATTTGCGAAGTTTTCTTTCCACGTTAGAAGAAAACGGTCAATTGGTTCGTATTAAGGAAGAAGTAAATCCAGAACCTGACATTGCAGCGGCTGGCAGAGCTGCGGCCAATATCGAGAATGCTCCGGCAGTACTATTTGAAAAAGTCAAAGGGTATCCCTACAGCGTTGTAACCAATGTACATGGTTCCTGGGCCAATCATGCCCTTATGCTTGGTATGCCTAAAACAGCTTCGACAAAAGAACAATTTCATGAGATTAACCGCAGATGGGAGAGCTTTCCTGTAAAGCCTGAGATTCTGGACCGGGATAAGGCGCCCTGCAAGGAGAATACCATTGATAATCCAGAGGATATCAATCTTTTTGAAATACTTCCCCTATACCGGATCAATGAACAGGACAGCGGTTTCTTCCTCTCAAAAGCTTCCATCATTACTGCTGATCCCAATGAGCCGGATAATTTTGACAAACTGAACGTAGGTACTTACCGCATCCAGGTCAAAGGAAAAAACCGTGTGGGAATTCAGGCTCTTGCTTTTCATGATATTGCCATACAGCTGGAGGCAGCCGAACGAAAGAATGAGAGAGTTCCTATCTGTATTACCGTAGGCAACAGTCCTCTTGTGACCTATATGGCTTCAACACCAGTCATGTATACACAAAATGAGTATGAATTTGTCGGCGCACTTCAAGATGGGGTTCCCACTCAAATTGTAAAATCAGATCTTTATGATAATCTATACGTTCCCGCCGGATCAGAGGTGGTACTGGAAGGCTATATCGAACCGCGAGTTCGGGAAGTCGAAGGACCTTTTGGTGAATTTCCAGGCTCTTATTCCGGTTCCCGCCGTCAGTGTGTGATTACCATTACCCATGTAACTCACCGGACCAATCCCATTTTTGAAAATCTGTATCTGGGTATTCCCTGGACGGAGATTGATTACCTTATGGCTCTTAACACATCGGTTCCCCTATACCAGCAGATCAAGCGGGATTTCCCAGAAGTCCAGGCCGTTAACGCCATGTACACCCATGGAATTGGCTGTATCATCTCTACCAAGGTACGTTTCGGAGGCTTTGGCAAGGAGGTCGCCTTCCGTCTGCTTTCTACACCCCATGGAGGCTCTTACAGTAAGATCATCATCATCGTAGATGAATTTGTGGATCCCTTTAATCTGCCCCAGGTAATGTGGGCCATGACAACAAGAGTACGTCCGGATAAGGATGTGGTAGTCATACCTAACTGTCCTGGAATGCCTCTTGATCCATCTTCCTTCCCGGCAGGTATGCATTCCAAGCTGATTATCGATGCTACCACACCAAAGGATCCGGAACCCAATCCACGTGAAGTAGAGCTTTTGGAGCCTCCTGTGGGTTATGAAAAATATGAGACCTTGATTCGCGAACTGATGGCAAAGATGTAA
- a CDS encoding LysR family transcriptional regulator, whose translation MIRWIDDFLALAEHKSFSTAADSIYISQSALSKHIKAIENELGVVLFVRSNTKAELTEAGKIYLEYALNIRNFSHELRLKLNKFGISPCIYRLNIGTIPCLAESGIMEPLLDFQETYTNYSVQISESDQSYLMKQLTQKEIDAAICRTDLLPDKGYDIVPLVTDEMVLICNKDTFPFEQGSEIDLAGFKPDHVYTISKNSDIYRLAKMQLDQIGYKKEISGTVPRHMMIFPILIQKGGCALLPKQLANLYMFPQLTYYRIRGAVKTGIGLVKLSANDDNPQLYEKTNVLLDFFKQMKENKKVMM comes from the coding sequence ATGATCAGATGGATCGACGATTTTTTGGCATTGGCGGAGCACAAGAGTTTTTCTACAGCAGCTGATAGTATTTATATCTCACAATCAGCGTTATCAAAGCATATTAAAGCGATCGAAAATGAACTTGGTGTAGTATTGTTTGTAAGAAGCAACACAAAGGCAGAGCTAACGGAAGCGGGAAAAATATATTTAGAATACGCTCTTAACATACGGAATTTTTCCCATGAACTCCGGCTCAAACTAAATAAGTTTGGTATCTCTCCATGTATTTACCGCTTAAACATTGGGACAATCCCATGCTTGGCAGAAAGCGGAATCATGGAGCCGCTTCTGGATTTTCAAGAAACATACACCAACTATTCCGTTCAGATCTCGGAATCAGATCAAAGCTACCTGATGAAACAGCTTACACAAAAGGAAATTGACGCTGCGATCTGCCGTACTGATTTATTGCCGGATAAAGGATATGACATCGTACCTCTTGTAACAGATGAGATGGTCCTCATTTGCAATAAGGATACATTTCCCTTTGAACAGGGAAGTGAAATCGATCTGGCTGGTTTTAAACCGGATCACGTATATACCATCTCTAAGAATTCAGATATCTATAGATTAGCTAAAATGCAGTTAGATCAAATTGGATATAAAAAAGAAATATCAGGTACCGTTCCAAGACATATGATGATTTTTCCCATCCTGATTCAAAAGGGAGGCTGCGCCTTGCTGCCAAAGCAGTTGGCTAATCTCTATATGTTTCCCCAGCTTACATACTATCGGATCAGAGGTGCGGTCAAAACAGGCATTGGACTTGTGAAGTTGTCTGCTAACGACGATAATCCCCAGTTATATGAAAAAACAAATGTATTACTGGATTTCTTTAAACAGATGAAAGAGAATAAGAAAGTAATGATGTGA
- a CDS encoding DUF47 domain-containing protein: MAKRSDNEYFTLFVKMSEVALKTHKMLTEILSNFDLDKLPEQLDNLHELESEGDRHTHELMKRVAKDFVTPIERDDIIALGRELDDITDNIEDILIKIYMYNIKSITPEAMEMLKVVGQCCEKVNSLVVEFSNFRKSDTILKDIVEINHLEELGDDLYIKAFRNLYTKGGDPLEVIAWSEVYKQLEKCCDTCEHAADVVECVIVKNT, translated from the coding sequence ATGGCAAAAAGAAGTGACAATGAGTATTTTACGCTGTTTGTCAAAATGTCAGAGGTTGCGTTAAAGACTCATAAGATGCTGACAGAGATACTGAGTAATTTTGATCTGGACAAGCTGCCGGAACAGCTTGACAATCTTCACGAGCTTGAATCAGAAGGAGACCGTCATACCCATGAGCTTATGAAGAGAGTTGCAAAGGATTTTGTTACTCCAATTGAGAGAGATGATATCATTGCCCTTGGAAGAGAGCTTGATGATATTACAGATAATATAGAAGATATCCTGATTAAAATCTACATGTATAATATCAAATCCATTACACCAGAAGCGATGGAAATGCTTAAAGTCGTTGGACAGTGTTGTGAAAAAGTGAACAGTTTAGTGGTAGAATTCTCAAACTTCCGTAAATCAGATACTATCTTAAAGGACATTGTTGAGATCAACCATTTAGAAGAGCTCGGCGATGATTTATACATCAAAGCGTTCCGTAACCTTTACACAAAGGGCGGCGATCCTCTGGAAGTTATCGCCTGGTCAGAAGTTTACAAGCAGCTGGAAAAATGCTGCGACACTTGTGAACACGCTGCAGATGTTGTTGAGTGCGTCATTGTTAAAAATACTTAA
- a CDS encoding inorganic phosphate transporter: MGVTLGEFLVELTKNLPLLIVSVLTLGVILVNGWTDAPNAIATCISTRSMRPRTAILMAAIMNFAGILIMTSFNATVAMTIYNMVDFGQGANQAGDALTALCAALAAIVLWAVLAWKFGIPTSESHALIAGLSGSAIALHGSLSGVNGSEWVKVLYGLVASAVLGFSLGWIMTKLTERLCRNVDRGAAQPFFKGAQIAGAAAMAFMHGAQDGQKFMSVFLLGTFLARGNGGESTFAVPFWLMVLCAAVMGLGTSIGGMRIIKTVGMSMVKLEKYQGFSADIAAAACLMVSTLTGMPVSTTHTKTTAMMGVGASKRISAVNWGVAREMALAWILTFPGCGLVGFLMTHLFLRIF, encoded by the coding sequence TTGGGTGTTACCTTAGGTGAGTTTTTAGTGGAGCTGACAAAAAATCTGCCACTCCTTATCGTATCTGTTCTGACATTAGGTGTTATACTTGTTAATGGCTGGACTGATGCACCGAACGCGATAGCGACATGCATATCCACCCGTTCTATGAGGCCAAGAACGGCGATTTTAATGGCGGCAATAATGAATTTTGCCGGGATTTTGATTATGACCTCTTTTAATGCTACCGTTGCCATGACCATTTATAATATGGTAGATTTCGGGCAGGGAGCAAACCAGGCCGGTGATGCGCTGACCGCACTTTGTGCAGCATTGGCAGCTATCGTACTTTGGGCAGTTCTTGCCTGGAAGTTTGGTATTCCTACAAGCGAAAGTCATGCACTGATTGCAGGTCTTAGCGGTTCAGCCATTGCTCTTCACGGAAGCCTTTCCGGCGTAAACGGAAGTGAATGGGTGAAAGTATTGTACGGACTGGTGGCATCTGCAGTATTAGGCTTTAGCCTTGGATGGATCATGACAAAGCTGACGGAACGCTTATGCCGGAACGTAGACAGAGGAGCTGCTCAGCCATTTTTTAAAGGGGCTCAGATTGCTGGTGCTGCGGCCATGGCATTTATGCACGGAGCACAGGATGGACAGAAGTTCATGAGTGTATTTTTGCTGGGTACATTTCTTGCTAGAGGAAATGGTGGTGAAAGTACCTTTGCAGTGCCTTTCTGGCTCATGGTTCTTTGTGCCGCAGTTATGGGACTTGGAACCTCCATTGGTGGTATGCGCATCATCAAAACAGTAGGTATGAGTATGGTTAAATTGGAAAAATATCAGGGATTTTCTGCCGATATTGCGGCGGCTGCCTGTTTGATGGTTTCCACTCTGACCGGAATGCCGGTTAGTACCACCCATACAAAAACGACAGCAATGATGGGAGTAGGCGCTTCAAAGCGTATCAGTGCTGTAAACTGGGGAGTTGCAAGAGAGATGGCACTTGCATGGATTCTTACGTTTCCGGGTTGTGGATTGGTTGGATTTTTGATGACCCATCTGTTTTTGCGTATTTTTTAA
- a CDS encoding ABC transporter substrate-binding protein: MSNHLKVTDTIYDITEKYPETINFFVANGFDKMSNPIMRNTIGKTVTLEMALSMRKMNAEAFLAKLDEVIHQALPDAGTGLAPMVKEDGGDIRIEGVLPCPIRLPLMEKFESWLSEQSDKLGYKVDYNLKSANLGLDDVKERVIAANGNADALSDLYLSAGFDLFFDKEMMGRYREAGEFEDISGLDHINPDFDNEKISLKDPKGQYAIIGVVPAIFMVNTNVLGDRPMPESWADLMKPEFENSISLPMKDLDMFNAFLLHIYRYYGEEGVEKMGKALLRSMHPAQMVKAHLAKGEGKVPTITVTPYFFASMADGKGPMRPVWPKDGAILSPIFLLARAKNKDKVKPFVDLLYSKEIGEILSSNGKFPSTNPLVENNLKEDQNFMWLGWDFIHNHDIGELIKNIEQKFYQAAEKEIL, from the coding sequence ATGTCAAATCATTTAAAAGTAACTGATACTATATATGATATAACAGAAAAATACCCGGAGACAATCAACTTCTTTGTGGCTAACGGCTTTGATAAAATGAGCAATCCCATCATGCGAAACACCATTGGTAAGACAGTCACACTGGAAATGGCTCTTTCCATGAGAAAGATGAATGCGGAGGCATTCCTTGCAAAACTTGACGAAGTCATCCATCAGGCACTTCCGGATGCGGGCACAGGACTTGCTCCTATGGTAAAGGAAGATGGCGGTGATATCAGAATTGAAGGAGTCCTTCCCTGTCCCATCCGCCTTCCGCTGATGGAAAAATTCGAATCCTGGCTCAGTGAGCAGTCCGATAAGCTTGGCTATAAAGTGGATTATAATTTGAAATCTGCCAATTTAGGCCTGGATGATGTAAAAGAACGTGTGATTGCTGCAAATGGCAATGCAGATGCACTTTCTGATCTGTATTTATCCGCAGGCTTTGATCTTTTCTTTGATAAGGAAATGATGGGCCGTTACCGGGAAGCTGGAGAATTTGAAGATATCTCCGGTCTGGATCATATTAATCCTGATTTTGATAACGAAAAGATATCCTTAAAGGACCCAAAGGGCCAGTACGCGATTATTGGCGTGGTTCCAGCTATCTTCATGGTAAATACCAATGTTCTTGGAGATCGTCCTATGCCTGAAAGCTGGGCGGATTTAATGAAGCCTGAATTTGAAAACAGCATCAGCCTTCCCATGAAGGATCTTGATATGTTCAATGCATTCTTACTCCATATCTACCGCTACTACGGAGAAGAAGGCGTAGAAAAAATGGGAAAGGCACTTCTGCGCAGCATGCATCCTGCTCAGATGGTGAAAGCACATCTTGCAAAGGGAGAGGGTAAAGTTCCAACCATTACGGTTACCCCTTACTTTTTTGCCAGCATGGCTGATGGAAAAGGACCAATGCGTCCTGTATGGCCAAAAGACGGCGCTATTTTAAGCCCAATCTTCCTTCTGGCGAGAGCTAAGAATAAGGATAAGGTGAAGCCTTTCGTAGACCTTCTTTATTCTAAAGAGATCGGCGAGATCCTTTCCTCCAACGGAAAATTCCCATCTACCAATCCTCTGGTTGAAAATAATCTAAAAGAAGACCAGAATTTCATGTGGCTTGGCTGGGACTTTATCCACAATCATGATATCGGCGAACTGATAAAGAACATAGAGCAGAAATTTTATCAGGCGGCAGAAAAGGAGATTTTATGA
- a CDS encoding GTP-binding protein: MNLIIFSGPPSSGKTSIILKVIASYNRRNIKVGVVKFDCLYTDDDAAYEKAGIPVKKGLSGALCPDHFFASNIEEVVSWGNQEKLDLLITESAGLCNRCSPYLKDIKGVCVIDNLSGINTPKKIGPMLKSADFVVITKGDIVSQAEREVFASCVSSVNPRAVTMHVNGLTGQGAYELGSLLYDEDQDIKSVQGMKLRFPMPSALCSYCLGETRIGEAYQMGNIKKMDLGADKK; this comes from the coding sequence ATGAATCTGATTATATTTTCAGGTCCCCCTTCTTCCGGGAAGACCTCCATTATATTAAAGGTCATTGCTTCTTATAATAGAAGAAACATTAAAGTCGGTGTGGTGAAATTCGACTGTTTGTATACCGATGACGATGCTGCCTATGAAAAAGCAGGCATCCCCGTAAAAAAGGGATTATCCGGCGCTTTATGTCCCGATCATTTCTTTGCCTCTAACATTGAAGAAGTGGTCAGCTGGGGCAATCAGGAGAAACTAGATCTCCTGATTACAGAATCAGCAGGGCTGTGCAACCGCTGTTCTCCTTACTTAAAGGACATTAAGGGCGTTTGCGTCATCGATAACCTATCCGGTATCAATACTCCGAAAAAAATTGGCCCCATGTTAAAGTCCGCAGATTTTGTAGTCATCACCAAGGGAGATATTGTATCCCAGGCAGAACGCGAAGTTTTTGCTTCCTGTGTAAGCTCCGTCAATCCCCGTGCTGTTACCATGCATGTAAATGGCCTGACCGGACAGGGTGCTTATGAACTTGGCAGCTTATTATACGATGAAGACCAGGATATAAAATCGGTTCAGGGAATGAAGCTTCGGTTTCCTATGCCATCTGCGCTCTGCTCCTACTGTCTTGGCGAGACCAGGATCGGAGAAGCTTATCAGATGGGTAATATTAAAAAAATGGATTTGGGGGCTGATAAGAAATGA
- a CDS encoding ATP-binding cassette domain-containing protein has product MTNWTISRILEEYPYSMSYFEQNKLDITGFENQTLEEYLDHFSEVELEDQAIDKEKVLSDLPVYIEQMQAFLGIEKKNQVLSLTILAGHDKSGVTEGFEELTIHTSQIISIVGPTGSGKSRLLADIEWAAQNDTPTGRSIRINGDVPDNKWRFSSNNRLVAQLSQNMNFVMDLTVQDFLNMHAVSRLVEDPQSVINEIIKAANNLAGEKFDLTTPVTSLSGGQSRALMIADTAILSSSPIVLIDEIENAGIDRKKALELLVTSDKIVLMATHDPLLALMADKRIVIKNGGISKVIHTSDEEKELLKELEKMDTLIQHARQELRKGSNLTSDLLG; this is encoded by the coding sequence ATGACAAACTGGACAATTTCAAGGATATTAGAAGAATACCCATACTCTATGTCTTACTTTGAGCAGAATAAATTAGATATCACAGGTTTTGAGAATCAGACACTGGAAGAATATTTGGATCATTTTTCCGAAGTGGAATTAGAAGATCAGGCCATTGATAAAGAAAAGGTCTTATCCGATCTTCCGGTATATATCGAACAGATGCAGGCGTTTCTTGGTATTGAAAAGAAGAACCAGGTACTCTCTCTGACCATTCTTGCGGGACATGATAAGTCAGGAGTGACAGAAGGCTTTGAGGAGCTGACCATTCACACCTCTCAGATTATCTCTATTGTAGGCCCTACCGGTTCCGGGAAAAGCCGCCTTCTTGCAGATATCGAGTGGGCAGCGCAAAATGATACACCTACCGGCCGGAGCATCCGCATCAACGGAGATGTACCGGATAATAAGTGGCGTTTTTCCTCCAACAACCGATTGGTCGCTCAGCTCTCTCAGAACATGAATTTTGTTATGGATTTAACGGTTCAAGATTTCTTAAATATGCATGCAGTCAGCCGTCTGGTGGAGGATCCACAGTCAGTGATCAATGAAATTATAAAAGCGGCCAATAATCTGGCTGGCGAGAAGTTTGATCTGACCACGCCCGTAACCAGCTTAAGCGGAGGTCAGTCAAGAGCTCTTATGATTGCAGATACTGCTATTTTAAGCTCCTCTCCCATTGTCCTGATTGATGAAATTGAAAATGCAGGAATTGACCGAAAAAAAGCCCTGGAGCTGTTGGTCACTTCAGACAAAATCGTCTTGATGGCGACCCACGACCCATTGCTTGCACTTATGGCAGATAAGAGAATTGTCATTAAAAACGGTGGAATCAGCAAAGTCATTCATACCAGTGACGAAGAAAAAGAGCTGTTAAAGGAACTGGAAAAGATGGATACCCTCATTCAGCATGCAAGACAGGAACTTAGAAAAGGAAGCAATTTAACTTCTGATCTATTAGGATAA